Proteins co-encoded in one Candidatus Hydrogenedentota bacterium genomic window:
- a CDS encoding DUF502 domain-containing protein, with translation MKKSTPRTTKQTAFDRMRTTVRGYIFRGLLVLVPLGITAYALILCYQLTAANLAPLVRRFSIPIPEYAVPYAVVVISVVLFVTMLYIIGVAAAVVVGRRFIGLGEAILQRIPLVKTIYAASKQVIDLVQPKDESAPAYQEAVIVNFPGPGIKTIAFVMGRTQIEGRGEHYRVFIPTTPNPTSGYFEMFHASSVQQSDMSVEDAVKGVMSAGILVPDILDTSPELANPPSAWDSQLGGASRAVPAAAPKRMTLWQFTKNVFRRRILSGFFVLVPLAITAFVVNFLYDFTAGRIEFVTAPVLRPVREYVPEQAVPIVTALLSIAIMLSALYVTGYIATWVLGGRLIRLGEAIIDRIPLIATVYSASKQIVETLLFKKGGTGFQEAVIVEFPYKGVFTAGFLVGKTRTTTGESYHRVFMPTAPNISVGLLQLFTPDQVHSAEMSVEETVKMVVSCGLIAPDKMKFRSVGEDADCDAANAETCEV, from the coding sequence TTGAAGAAGTCCACTCCGCGTACCACGAAACAAACCGCCTTCGACCGCATGCGCACAACCGTTCGGGGTTACATCTTCCGCGGGCTGCTCGTCCTGGTCCCGCTTGGAATCACGGCGTACGCGCTGATTCTCTGCTACCAACTTACGGCCGCAAACCTCGCGCCCCTGGTCCGGCGATTCAGCATTCCGATTCCCGAGTACGCAGTCCCCTACGCAGTAGTGGTCATTTCGGTGGTCCTGTTTGTGACGATGCTGTATATCATCGGAGTGGCTGCGGCGGTTGTGGTGGGCAGGCGGTTTATCGGCCTGGGCGAAGCAATCCTGCAGCGCATCCCTCTCGTGAAGACCATCTATGCCGCCTCGAAACAGGTCATCGACCTGGTCCAGCCGAAGGACGAGTCGGCCCCCGCCTACCAGGAGGCGGTCATTGTCAATTTCCCGGGCCCGGGCATTAAGACGATCGCCTTCGTCATGGGACGAACGCAGATCGAAGGACGGGGCGAGCACTACCGCGTGTTTATACCGACCACGCCAAACCCTACCAGCGGCTACTTTGAAATGTTTCACGCATCGAGCGTGCAGCAATCTGATATGTCCGTTGAGGACGCGGTAAAGGGCGTTATGTCTGCGGGCATCCTTGTGCCCGACATCCTTGACACGTCCCCGGAATTGGCGAATCCGCCCTCGGCATGGGACTCGCAGTTGGGCGGGGCAAGTCGCGCTGTTCCGGCCGCCGCCCCGAAGCGTATGACGCTCTGGCAGTTTACAAAGAACGTTTTTCGCAGGCGGATTCTGTCCGGATTCTTCGTCTTGGTGCCCTTGGCAATAACCGCGTTCGTCGTCAATTTTCTGTACGATTTCACGGCTGGCCGGATTGAGTTTGTGACGGCCCCTGTACTGCGGCCAGTGCGGGAATACGTGCCGGAGCAAGCGGTGCCGATTGTGACAGCGCTGCTGTCTATTGCGATTATGCTGTCGGCACTCTACGTGACGGGCTACATTGCCACGTGGGTCCTCGGGGGGAGGCTCATTCGGCTCGGCGAAGCGATCATCGACCGAATCCCGTTGATCGCTACCGTGTACAGCGCATCGAAACAGATCGTCGAGACGCTTCTGTTTAAGAAGGGCGGGACTGGATTTCAGGAAGCCGTTATTGTCGAATTTCCGTACAAAGGGGTATTCACCGCGGGATTCCTCGTTGGAAAGACCCGCACAACAACCGGCGAATCGTACCACCGAGTGTTCATGCCGACCGCGCCAAACATCTCGGTTGGCCTGCTACAGTTGTTCACGCCGGATCAGGTTCATTCCGCGGAAATGAGCGTCGAGGAAACGGTAAAGATGGTTGTGTCTTGCGGGCTGATAGCGCCCGACAAAATGAAGTTCCGAAGCGTTGGTGAGGACGCGGACTGCGACGCGGCGAACGCCGAGACATGTGAAGTATAA
- a CDS encoding ChbG/HpnK family deacetylase, which produces MKKRWCSFVLVMCGLAATAIAQDDAPTYAERLGWPKGSRVLIIHEDDAGMSHGQNQGAINALEYGVLTSVSTMMPCPWVPEFAGYLKEHPNVDNGLHLTLTSEWHNYRWAPLAGKAAVPGLVDPEGCMWSNVISVVTHASAEEVEKEIRAQIDRAETLGIPITHLDTHMGTLYAKPEYTEAYIKVGIEKQIPIMIMGGHMQFIAEDEQDIVRQLKVKELAEKVWQGGLPVLDDLLNRTYGWKTFAEKKQNLMDALRQMKPGVTMVIMHCAVPDQDWPLFTSSSETRLNDTRVMTDPEFKKFIEDEKFILSTWREMMERRKKVN; this is translated from the coding sequence ATGAAGAAGCGGTGGTGTAGTTTCGTTCTAGTGATGTGCGGGTTGGCGGCGACGGCGATTGCGCAGGATGATGCGCCGACGTATGCCGAGCGGCTGGGTTGGCCGAAGGGGTCGCGGGTCCTCATCATCCACGAGGACGACGCGGGGATGTCGCACGGGCAGAACCAGGGCGCGATCAACGCGCTCGAATACGGCGTGCTGACGTCGGTCAGCACGATGATGCCGTGCCCGTGGGTGCCGGAGTTCGCGGGCTATCTGAAGGAGCACCCGAACGTCGACAATGGCTTGCACCTGACGCTGACGTCGGAGTGGCACAATTACCGGTGGGCGCCGCTGGCGGGCAAGGCTGCGGTGCCGGGTCTGGTCGATCCGGAAGGATGCATGTGGTCGAACGTCATCTCCGTGGTGACGCACGCGAGCGCGGAGGAAGTCGAGAAGGAAATCCGGGCGCAGATCGATCGCGCGGAGACGCTTGGCATCCCGATCACGCACCTCGACACCCACATGGGCACGCTGTACGCCAAGCCGGAATACACCGAGGCGTACATTAAGGTCGGCATCGAGAAGCAGATACCGATCATGATCATGGGCGGGCACATGCAGTTCATCGCGGAAGACGAGCAGGACATCGTGCGCCAACTGAAGGTCAAGGAACTGGCGGAGAAGGTGTGGCAGGGCGGTTTGCCGGTGCTCGACGATCTGCTGAACCGCACCTATGGCTGGAAGACGTTCGCGGAGAAGAAGCAGAACCTGATGGACGCGCTGCGGCAGATGAAGCCGGGCGTGACCATGGTGATCATGCACTGCGCGGTGCCGGATCAGGATTGGCCGTTGTTTACGAGTTCCAGCGAAACGCGGTTGAACGATACGCGGGTGATGACGGATCCCGAGTTCAAGAAGTTCATCGAGGACGAGAAGTTTATTCTGTCGACCTGGCGCGAAATGATGGAGCGGCGGAAGAAGGTTAATTAA
- a CDS encoding sodium/solute symporter (Members of the Solute:Sodium Symporter (SSS), TC 2.A.21 as described in tcdb.org, catalyze solute:Na+ symport. Known solutes for members of the family include sugars, amino acids, nucleosides, inositols, vitamins, urea or anions, depending on the system.) has translation MDTTQLAIKGLANIDYAIIIFYMAGVFVIGTYYGKYVKNAGDLFLAGKSLPFWAIGMSIVVSDIGATDFIFVGGAAYTYGIAVANFDWMGSMPAMVFAAFLFIPYFWRSGVYTIPEFLGKRYNVAVQMIHATLWGIFLFVMLGVMLGTTAKLLNTVLGWNFQFSLWLMVFIVGIYTYSGGLAAVVMTDVIQMIVMFIGGLAMAVLCIWEAGGWAGMKEKILAMEGHADHFTILLPNSTSTPYPWTGIVLGLGLVMATAYMSGNQAVVQRCFGARSEWDAKGGMLFGGFLKAFIPLMVALPGLAAVVLVPGLERGDDAIPRVIHDILPPGLTGLMFSALFAALMSSVDSSLNSATTIWTTDIYGRALHLSTGKYPTERHALTIGRFFTVVFIVGAALIAPWIIKHESMYSFVQTALAMFQGPVFAILLLGILWKRATQWGGLAGMVLGVCFTTILNNTKGLFPYEDPFLFVAWWSFVFSAAVTIVVSLLTKPEPDDKLHGLIFGQVMKDGRVQRVLLDRVN, from the coding sequence ATGGATACTACCCAACTGGCCATTAAGGGCCTGGCGAATATTGACTACGCCATCATCATTTTCTACATGGCGGGTGTGTTCGTCATCGGCACGTACTACGGCAAGTACGTAAAAAACGCGGGCGACCTCTTCCTTGCCGGTAAAAGCCTTCCCTTCTGGGCGATTGGCATGTCGATCGTCGTGAGCGACATCGGCGCGACGGACTTCATCTTTGTCGGCGGCGCGGCGTATACGTACGGAATCGCGGTTGCAAACTTCGACTGGATGGGTTCGATGCCCGCGATGGTGTTCGCGGCGTTCTTATTCATTCCCTACTTCTGGCGCTCGGGCGTGTACACCATCCCCGAATTCCTCGGGAAGCGTTACAATGTCGCGGTCCAAATGATTCACGCCACGCTCTGGGGCATCTTCCTTTTCGTCATGTTGGGAGTGATGCTTGGCACGACTGCAAAGTTGTTGAATACGGTCCTCGGTTGGAACTTCCAGTTTTCGCTCTGGCTCATGGTGTTCATCGTCGGTATTTACACGTATTCAGGCGGGCTTGCTGCCGTCGTGATGACAGACGTTATCCAGATGATCGTCATGTTCATCGGCGGTCTGGCGATGGCCGTGCTCTGCATTTGGGAAGCTGGCGGCTGGGCCGGGATGAAGGAAAAGATTCTCGCGATGGAGGGCCACGCAGACCATTTCACCATCCTGTTGCCCAACTCGACGAGTACGCCTTACCCGTGGACCGGAATTGTACTTGGGTTGGGCCTTGTGATGGCCACGGCGTACATGAGCGGCAATCAGGCCGTTGTGCAACGGTGCTTCGGCGCGCGTTCGGAATGGGACGCCAAAGGCGGTATGCTGTTCGGCGGATTTCTGAAAGCGTTCATTCCGCTGATGGTGGCGCTTCCTGGATTGGCTGCGGTCGTGCTCGTGCCCGGACTCGAGCGCGGCGATGACGCGATACCGCGTGTGATTCACGACATACTTCCGCCGGGACTGACAGGCTTGATGTTCAGCGCGCTCTTCGCGGCGCTCATGTCGAGCGTAGACTCGTCGCTGAATTCCGCGACGACCATTTGGACGACCGATATCTATGGTCGCGCGCTCCATCTGTCTACCGGAAAGTATCCGACGGAGCGTCACGCGCTGACGATCGGTCGATTCTTCACAGTTGTGTTCATCGTGGGCGCTGCGCTGATTGCGCCATGGATTATCAAGCACGAGAGCATGTATTCGTTTGTGCAGACGGCGCTGGCGATGTTCCAGGGGCCGGTATTTGCCATTCTTCTCCTCGGCATACTGTGGAAACGCGCGACGCAGTGGGGTGGACTTGCGGGTATGGTATTGGGTGTGTGCTTCACGACTATTCTCAATAATACGAAGGGACTGTTTCCATACGAGGACCCCTTCCTGTTCGTTGCGTGGTGGTCGTTTGTGTTCTCCGCGGCGGTGACGATTGTCGTGAGCCTGCTAACGAAGCCTGAGCCTGACGACAAACTTCATGGATTGATATTCGGACAAGTTATGAAAGACGGCAGAGTGCAGCGCGTGCTGCTGGATAGGGTGAACTAA
- a CDS encoding DUF4145 domain-containing protein, with product MLSPKLKKRYIDHFDELIREGERIQAGRKTKDYVYDHGDPEHGLDPIIESTEEIDSAAFYSWRSRCTTLLENVTRQGSVHTARVDETSKINETPHAIMKTLGHLRAMKQDLEDGFMDDLSIRIESEVASDYLAQAEQLLSEGKSGTNEHIPAAVLTGAVLEKALRTLCDKQTPPIPTTNPDGKPKTLDPLITDLKKSGLYEEFRAKQLRTWAALRNHAAHGQFGEFTRHDVEQMVAGVTRFLADYLS from the coding sequence GTGCTTTCTCCTAAACTCAAAAAGCGATACATAGATCACTTTGATGAATTGATTCGTGAGGGAGAGCGTATTCAAGCAGGCAGAAAGACGAAAGACTACGTGTACGATCATGGAGACCCAGAGCACGGTCTCGACCCAATTATTGAATCCACCGAAGAGATCGATAGCGCCGCGTTTTATTCGTGGAGATCCCGTTGTACGACGTTGCTTGAAAATGTTACTCGCCAAGGCAGCGTGCATACCGCACGTGTAGACGAAACCTCGAAGATTAACGAGACACCGCACGCAATAATGAAAACCCTCGGCCATCTTCGCGCAATGAAGCAAGACCTTGAAGATGGTTTTATGGATGATTTGTCAATTCGCATAGAGTCGGAGGTTGCGTCAGACTATTTGGCACAAGCGGAACAATTACTCAGCGAAGGCAAGTCAGGAACTAATGAACATATCCCTGCAGCCGTGCTGACTGGTGCCGTACTTGAAAAGGCGCTTCGAACACTTTGTGACAAGCAAACTCCCCCAATTCCAACTACGAACCCGGACGGCAAACCTAAGACTCTAGATCCACTGATCACCGATCTAAAAAAGTCTGGCTTGTACGAGGAGTTCAGAGCGAAGCAACTTCGCACTTGGGCAGCCTTACGTAATCACGCCGCGCATGGCCAATTTGGTGAGTTTACACGACACGACGTTGAACAGATGGTAGCAGGAGTAACAAGGTTCTTGGCCGATTACCTTAGCTGA